The following coding sequences lie in one Colias croceus chromosome 1, ilColCroc2.1 genomic window:
- the LOC123693357 gene encoding facilitated trehalose transporter Tret1-like, with product MTAKTRSHWKEYGTALCATLITATAGTCYGWPSPTLSYLQSASSLIPTTSDERSWIASIMILCSALTPIPSAYFADRFGRKTALLLGAIPFILGWVLVIVAKSVAVLYVARMFSGLGYGIVYTVAPMYTGEIATSEVRGALSTLITLMNKVGILSQFCIGPFVTMRTLAAINLILPITFVITFIFLPESPYYYLKFERSERAERALKSLRSGDIRLELKNIEINVQEDMKNRGSWGDLLSEATYRKALWISLGVFTIQQLCGSAAVIAYAQGIFEATESHIEPYQASIYLGCVQVATCCLSVILVDRVGRKPLLLLSALGVGLMNGVIGTYFYFYLTNKTSVAHLHWLPITALLIYIVCYAVGLSTVPYVIIGEMFPTNVKLYASCVAHIYTGISMFAVQKLFQVVDDAFGIYTVFWGFSVFSILGLFFLLAVLPETKGKSFACIQAQLRRDVARDNASKLMTVEY from the exons CGACGCTAATTACCGCAACTGCGGGAACCTGCTACGGTTGGCCATCACCAACACTATCCTACCTACAGTCCGCTTCGAGCTTGATACCGACAACATCAGACGAGCGATCATGGATAGCGTCCATTATGATACTCTGCTCGGCACTAACTCCAATACCATCAGCATACTTCGCTGACCGTTTTGGAAGAAAAACAGCACTCCTCCTCGGTGCAATACCGTTTATCCTCGGCTGGGTGCTGGTCATCGTAGCTAAATCTGTGGCCGTGCTCTACGTGGCCCGTATGTTCTCCGGTCTGGGCTATGGCATCGTGTACACGGTGGCGCCGATGTACACGGGAGAGATCGCCACCAGTGAAGTCCGAGGGGCCCTCTCAACGCTCATCACTTTAATGAATAAG gTCGGAATACTGTCTCAGTTCTGCATCGGGCCATTCGTAACGATGCGAACTTTAGCTGCCATCAATTTGATCCTACCCATTACTTTCGTAATTACCTTCATCTTTCTGCCTGAATCGCCGTACTATTATTTGAAATTCGAACGTAGTGAAAGAGCAGAACGTGCTCTTAAGAGTCTTCGCAGTGGAGATATCAGATTGGAATTAAAGAATATAGAAATCAACGTTCAAGaagatatgaaaaatagagGCTCATGGGGCGACTTACTTTCAGAGGCCACCTACAGAAAAGCATTGTGGATCAGCTTAGGTGTATTTACCATTCAACAACTGTGCGGCAGTGCCGCGGTTATTGCCTACGCTCAGGGTATATTTGAAGCTACCGAAAGTCATATAGAGCCATACCAAGCATCCATTTACCTGGGATGTGTACAAGTGGCAACATGTTGCCTATCAGTGATCTTAGTAGACCGTGTTGGCAGAAAGCCGCTCTTACTCCTTTCTGCATTGGGAGTTGGGTTGATGAACGGCGTAATCGGAACATATTTCTACTTCTATTTGACCAATAAAACGTCAGTCGCTCATCTCCATTGGCTGCCCATAACGGCGCTTCTAATTTACATCGTGTGCTATGCCGTCGGGCTGTCAACTGTGCCCTACGTGATCATCGGAGAAATGTTCCCGACTAACGTTAAATTGTACGCCTCCTGCGTGGCTCACATCTACACAGGCATATCCATGTTCGCAGTTCAGAAACTCTTTCAG GTAGTGGATGATGCCTTCGGTATTTACACAGTATTTTGGGGCTTCTCCGTGTTTTCCATACTCGGCCTGTTCTTCTTGCTCGCCGTCCTCCCCGAGACCAAGGGGAAATCCTTCGCGTGCATACAAGCCCAGTTACGAAGAGACGTCGCTCGAGACAACGCTAGCAAGCTGATGACTGTCGAGTATTAA